One genomic window of Granulicella arctica includes the following:
- a CDS encoding VOC family protein: protein MKRVTGIGGIFFKAKDAPALQAWYKRHLGIDVQTWGGAAFDWTDLDGKPTGGTTAWSVAPEESAQFAPSKASFMVNYRVEDLHALIEALKAEGCNVLDKIDDSEYGKFGWVIDPEGNKVELCQPPAGQ from the coding sequence ATGAAGCGAGTCACTGGTATCGGCGGCATCTTTTTCAAGGCAAAGGATGCACCTGCGCTGCAGGCCTGGTACAAGCGTCATCTTGGCATCGATGTTCAGACGTGGGGCGGTGCAGCATTCGACTGGACCGACTTGGATGGCAAGCCTACGGGTGGAACGACCGCTTGGTCTGTTGCTCCGGAAGAAAGCGCCCAGTTTGCTCCAAGCAAAGCCTCATTCATGGTCAACTATCGCGTTGAAGACCTTCACGCTCTCATCGAGGCTCTCAAAGCGGAGGGCTGCAACGTCCTCGACAAGATCGACGACTCTGAGTACGGGAAGTTTGGTTGGGTCATCGATCCTGAAGGAAACAAGGTCGAGTTATGCCAACCACCCGCTGGTCAATGA
- a CDS encoding transposase, with protein MPGIKEESAASILAEIGAIMEQFPTAAQLISWAGLCPANHESAGVKKSVRTNRGNV; from the coding sequence ATTCCTGGCATCAAGGAAGAATCTGCCGCCAGCATCCTGGCCGAGATAGGCGCAATCATGGAACAGTTTCCGACAGCAGCGCAACTCATTTCCTGGGCTGGCCTATGTCCGGCAAACCACGAAAGCGCTGGCGTAAAGAAGAGCGTTCGTACGAACCGGGGAAATGTCTAG
- a CDS encoding M61 family metallopeptidase: MDATHAAERMVHTYERIMVQPGPLTLSYPEWYPGEHAPTGRVGNIGGLFFRVNGKTIPWRRDLTDAFAFHLTIPADVHELKIEFDYLLPEGVASARLMLLRWDQLLLYKADTPVSTIPFEAHLKLPAEWQFASALRGERSADGITFESASLETLMDSPLLAGQYLRKVPLVTVSGQPHELDVAAENEADLPSANYAAKLSAAIVQADQIFGPGHFRDYHFLVHASQYTSGGGIEHHESSDDQLAPNFFRDPIPQRLAAYLLPHEYAHSWNGKFRRPADLYTSNYQQPMRTDLLWVYEGATDFLGNLLAARSGMWSQRESTDYLATQAANLTHITGREWRPLQDTADDAWHTMLDVVNGKFNWPSYLRRTDYYEEGTFIWLEADAILLQQTRGKRSLDDFFRNFFGEPAGKARVKTYTAEDIFASLNAVAPYDWKGFFEDRLQTIHAEAPLGGLEKVGWKLIYTGEPNAFQAPPSDLRSLGLNTIGLVANGQGEVTDVVVGDLAAKAGFFVGMKVDTLNGVKWSGDAFRAALATKQPLHFIASFAGVPKTIDVPYTEGLRYPHLERIAGKEDLLSGILAPR, from the coding sequence GTGGACGCCACGCACGCGGCCGAGCGGATGGTACACACTTACGAGCGCATTATGGTGCAACCAGGCCCGCTCACGCTTTCATATCCCGAGTGGTACCCCGGAGAGCACGCACCCACTGGCCGTGTGGGCAATATCGGCGGTCTTTTCTTCCGCGTAAACGGGAAAACAATCCCATGGCGACGTGACCTTACAGACGCTTTTGCCTTCCATCTTACGATTCCTGCGGATGTCCATGAACTCAAAATAGAGTTCGACTACCTGCTGCCTGAAGGCGTCGCGAGCGCACGCTTGATGCTACTGCGCTGGGATCAGTTGCTGCTTTATAAAGCCGACACTCCAGTAAGCACCATCCCTTTCGAAGCGCACCTCAAGTTGCCTGCTGAATGGCAGTTCGCAAGTGCTCTTCGTGGAGAAAGATCCGCTGATGGCATCACCTTTGAAAGTGCGTCCCTAGAAACACTGATGGATTCGCCATTGCTCGCGGGGCAGTATTTACGAAAGGTACCGCTCGTTACCGTGTCAGGCCAGCCACATGAATTAGATGTGGCGGCGGAAAATGAAGCTGATCTTCCCAGTGCAAACTACGCTGCGAAGCTCTCTGCAGCCATCGTGCAGGCCGACCAAATATTTGGTCCTGGTCACTTCCGCGACTATCACTTCCTGGTTCACGCCAGCCAGTACACCTCCGGCGGAGGCATTGAACATCACGAATCCAGTGATGATCAGCTTGCACCAAATTTCTTCCGCGATCCTATTCCGCAGCGCCTTGCTGCGTACCTGCTCCCACATGAATATGCGCATTCGTGGAACGGCAAATTCCGGCGCCCAGCGGATCTGTATACCAGCAACTATCAGCAGCCGATGAGGACTGACCTGCTATGGGTCTACGAGGGAGCGACGGACTTTCTCGGGAATCTACTCGCCGCGCGCAGTGGTATGTGGTCCCAAAGAGAGTCTACGGATTATTTAGCCACGCAAGCCGCAAATCTAACGCACATCACTGGTCGAGAGTGGCGTCCGCTACAGGACACTGCTGATGACGCATGGCACACGATGCTCGACGTGGTCAACGGCAAGTTCAACTGGCCGTCCTATTTGCGTCGCACCGACTACTACGAAGAAGGTACCTTCATCTGGCTCGAGGCAGACGCCATCCTGCTGCAGCAGACCCGCGGCAAGCGCTCTTTGGATGATTTCTTCCGCAACTTTTTCGGTGAACCCGCAGGCAAAGCACGGGTGAAGACCTACACCGCAGAGGACATATTTGCTTCTCTTAATGCGGTCGCGCCGTACGACTGGAAGGGTTTCTTTGAAGATCGCCTGCAGACCATACACGCCGAGGCGCCGCTTGGAGGTCTGGAGAAGGTTGGGTGGAAGCTGATCTACACCGGCGAACCCAATGCATTTCAAGCGCCCCCAAGTGATCTGCGATCGCTTGGCTTGAACACGATCGGCTTGGTAGCCAACGGCCAAGGGGAGGTAACGGACGTTGTGGTGGGCGATCTAGCGGCGAAAGCAGGTTTCTTTGTCGGCATGAAGGTCGATACACTCAATGGGGTCAAATGGTCCGGTGATGCATTCCGCGCGGCTTTGGCAACGAAACAGCCCTTGCACTTTATCGCGAGTTTCGCCGGAGTGCCCAAGACTATTGATGTGCCATACACCGAAGGGCTCCGGTACCCGCATCTGGAACGCATCGCGGGCAAGGAAGATCTCTTGAGCGGCATACTCGCACCGCGTTAG
- a CDS encoding YcbK family protein: MRRFKHLKAVLFLAIALTLPPKCARSEVLEDRTIRAPLLASRHTAEPETYRLRMKHLHTGEAIDVAYRRGDLYLDNGTAMLNHFLRDSRTNEDAHYDVKEFDILHLLMAKLHKPQGVIEVLCGYRSPESNEYLRTLAPVTGVAENSQHMLSKAIDIRVPGVSTMHLRDVARALGMGGVGYYPRSQFVHVDVGPVRQWSFGGRRRLLVAGKRTRRRHNAHNGESG, encoded by the coding sequence ATGCGCAGGTTTAAACATTTAAAGGCAGTCTTATTCCTTGCGATCGCGTTGACTCTGCCGCCGAAGTGCGCGCGATCTGAGGTGTTGGAAGATCGGACGATAAGAGCACCGTTGCTGGCAAGTAGACACACCGCGGAGCCTGAGACCTACAGGCTGCGGATGAAGCATCTCCATACTGGCGAAGCAATCGATGTCGCTTACCGGAGAGGAGATCTCTATCTAGACAACGGGACTGCAATGCTGAACCACTTTCTACGAGATTCTCGCACCAATGAGGACGCTCACTATGATGTGAAAGAATTTGACATTCTTCATCTCCTCATGGCTAAGCTGCACAAACCGCAGGGAGTGATCGAGGTCCTTTGCGGCTATCGGTCACCAGAGTCGAATGAGTATCTACGTACACTGGCTCCAGTCACTGGCGTCGCGGAAAATTCGCAGCATATGCTGTCCAAAGCAATCGACATACGGGTTCCCGGTGTCAGCACCATGCATCTGAGAGACGTTGCCCGTGCTCTGGGGATGGGAGGAGTGGGGTACTATCCACGCTCTCAATTCGTCCATGTAGATGTTGGTCCTGTGCGGCAGTGGTCTTTCGGTGGGCGTCGCCGGTTGCTCGTTGCAGGAAAGAGAACTCGTCGACGGCACAATGCCCACAATGGCGAATCAGGTTAA
- a CDS encoding MerC domain-containing protein, whose protein sequence is MPMLQSKLFEGNFDRLGEFASIACVIHCVATPMLLSLSIVFAHFLPSEEHTHRVLAVCIAVIGAIALVTGYRKHKRRLILGLMGVGLTLIFTGAWFGDLLPSHGAELAVTLGGSAFMIVAHRMNHTFCRQCTRCS, encoded by the coding sequence ATGCCTATGCTGCAATCCAAATTGTTCGAAGGGAATTTTGATCGGCTCGGAGAGTTCGCTTCCATAGCCTGCGTCATTCACTGCGTAGCGACACCCATGCTTCTCTCTCTATCGATCGTCTTCGCTCATTTTCTACCCTCGGAGGAACATACCCATCGTGTGTTGGCAGTGTGCATCGCTGTGATTGGTGCGATTGCTCTCGTGACGGGCTACCGCAAGCACAAGCGCAGACTCATCCTTGGCCTCATGGGTGTCGGTTTGACGCTGATCTTCACAGGCGCGTGGTTCGGAGACCTTCTTCCTTCGCATGGCGCTGAGTTGGCCGTAACTCTCGGAGGGAGTGCTTTCATGATTGTTGCGCACAGGATGAACCACACCTTCTGCCGGCAATGCACTCGCTGTTCCTAG
- a CDS encoding TonB-dependent receptor, which produces MHTSIRRVVFVASVSLFSTFSALWAQSAGSAGTLSGVITDPSGAVLPGAVVSLINPVSGFNRNSTTDSGGHYLFTNIPLNPYHVTVTGSGFSSLAQDVEIESTVPVVLNESLKVGTSSTVVNVEAADLLESSSVFHTDVDRGLFQKLPLETPSSTLSSLVTLSSPGVAADSNGLFHGLGDHASNSFSLDGQPITDQQSKVFSNQIPSNSIQSIEVISGAPPAEYGDKTALIINVTTRSGQGVTKPTGSVTTSYGTFGTATGAFDISYGGPKWGNFFEIDGLNTGRFLDPAEFAVFHAKGNEQNVFDRIDRQFSEKNSVHLNLTYSRSWFQTPNTYDNLQVQNVTSGGSGANPVFSNVGDTDQRNKIETFNISPIFTRIVGTNSVFNFAPYIRHDQYNYYPSHNLLADLGPVGTESIAQQRQLTNAGARTDLSYIKGRNNFKAGAVYSQTFLREHDQLGLVDSTFNAPCVDATGASQSGFNDPSQCASAGLISNDASVGGTFNPDLLPFDLTRGGGLYSYSGQTDIKELALYVQDQIKAGNWNFNLGIRGDLYNGLAVSRQAEPRVGAAYNVKRTGTVLRASYARTLETPFNENLVISSQGCSNNILSPLLACQGGNATVAPGFKNEFHAGLQQAFGKNVVISGDYIWKYTHNAFDFSVVGNTPITFPIDWHNSKIPGFALRADVPNFHNLTAFVVMSGVAARFFPPQTAGAGATVGQSGFPFRIDHDERYNETTHLQYQTPFKHGPFIGFNWRFDSGLTAGAVPCFNPTGANSPCGGVILNGVDYIDLSKLTADQQAQAGLTCNGVKATPFAGLPGLCQANQLTSNLVSIPAPNTEDDDKNPPRIAHRNLFDLSVGEDNLFKGDKHRISLRITAVNLTNKVALYNFLSTFSGTHYVTPRAMTAEIGYHF; this is translated from the coding sequence ATGCACACGTCTATCCGACGCGTCGTCTTTGTAGCATCCGTGTCTTTATTTTCAACCTTTTCAGCCCTTTGGGCACAATCCGCCGGGAGTGCCGGCACTCTGTCTGGCGTCATCACTGATCCCAGCGGTGCGGTACTGCCTGGTGCCGTCGTAAGTCTGATCAATCCAGTCAGTGGCTTCAATCGGAACAGCACGACCGATAGTGGCGGACATTATCTCTTCACCAACATTCCGCTTAACCCCTACCACGTGACCGTGACGGGATCTGGTTTTTCGTCTCTCGCACAGGATGTCGAGATCGAATCGACTGTACCTGTCGTCCTGAATGAGTCGCTTAAGGTAGGAACATCCTCCACGGTGGTGAACGTGGAAGCCGCTGATTTACTTGAAAGTAGTTCCGTCTTCCATACGGACGTGGACCGCGGGCTCTTCCAAAAATTGCCTCTTGAGACACCCTCCTCCACTCTAAGTTCGCTGGTCACACTTTCGTCTCCAGGCGTTGCTGCCGATTCCAACGGTCTGTTTCACGGATTGGGCGACCACGCTTCCAACTCGTTTTCCCTTGATGGTCAACCCATAACCGATCAGCAGAGCAAGGTGTTCTCAAATCAAATTCCATCAAATTCCATCCAGTCGATCGAAGTAATTTCCGGGGCTCCACCAGCCGAATACGGTGATAAGACCGCTCTGATCATCAACGTAACGACACGGTCTGGCCAAGGTGTGACCAAGCCTACAGGCAGCGTGACGACCTCTTACGGCACGTTCGGCACCGCCACTGGCGCATTCGATATCTCCTACGGCGGACCGAAGTGGGGTAACTTCTTCGAGATTGATGGCCTGAATACGGGTCGCTTCCTTGATCCAGCTGAATTTGCGGTCTTCCATGCCAAGGGAAATGAACAGAATGTCTTCGACCGCATTGATCGTCAGTTCTCCGAAAAGAACTCCGTCCACCTTAACCTCACGTACAGCCGGTCCTGGTTCCAAACTCCGAATACTTACGACAACCTTCAGGTCCAGAACGTCACTAGTGGCGGCAGCGGAGCGAACCCTGTTTTCTCCAATGTCGGCGATACGGACCAGCGTAATAAGATCGAAACGTTCAACATCTCTCCGATCTTTACCCGGATTGTTGGGACGAATTCCGTCTTCAACTTCGCACCGTACATTCGGCATGATCAATACAACTACTATCCCAGCCATAACCTGCTCGCAGATTTAGGACCAGTCGGAACCGAATCAATCGCACAGCAACGGCAGCTCACCAATGCCGGAGCTCGTACCGATCTTTCCTACATCAAAGGCCGGAACAACTTCAAGGCAGGAGCCGTCTACTCGCAAACCTTCCTGCGTGAGCACGATCAACTTGGTCTCGTTGACTCCACCTTCAACGCACCCTGCGTTGATGCGACGGGGGCCTCTCAATCTGGCTTCAACGATCCTTCGCAATGCGCAAGTGCCGGACTTATTTCAAACGATGCCTCGGTCGGAGGTACCTTCAACCCCGACCTCCTTCCCTTTGATCTGACGCGAGGGGGCGGACTTTACAGTTACTCCGGTCAAACGGATATCAAAGAACTTGCTTTGTATGTACAGGACCAGATCAAGGCAGGGAATTGGAACTTCAATCTTGGTATTCGCGGTGATCTTTACAACGGCCTGGCTGTCTCTCGGCAAGCAGAACCCAGAGTGGGAGCAGCTTATAACGTCAAGAGGACGGGTACTGTTCTACGCGCCTCTTACGCTCGAACCCTCGAAACACCCTTCAATGAGAACTTGGTTATCTCGAGCCAAGGCTGCAGCAATAACATTCTAAGTCCGTTGCTCGCATGCCAGGGTGGCAATGCGACGGTAGCTCCAGGCTTCAAGAACGAATTTCATGCCGGACTCCAACAGGCCTTTGGCAAGAACGTTGTTATTAGCGGCGATTACATTTGGAAATATACGCATAATGCTTTCGACTTCAGTGTGGTTGGAAACACGCCCATCACCTTCCCGATCGATTGGCATAACTCGAAGATTCCCGGGTTCGCCTTGCGCGCCGATGTGCCGAACTTCCACAATCTGACGGCCTTCGTCGTGATGTCCGGAGTTGCAGCACGCTTCTTTCCGCCTCAAACGGCCGGTGCAGGAGCTACTGTGGGCCAGAGCGGCTTTCCCTTCCGCATCGATCACGACGAACGCTATAACGAGACAACGCATCTGCAGTATCAAACACCCTTCAAACATGGTCCATTCATTGGGTTCAACTGGCGCTTCGACAGCGGTCTGACGGCAGGAGCGGTGCCATGCTTCAATCCCACAGGAGCCAATAGTCCGTGCGGCGGTGTCATTCTAAACGGCGTCGATTACATTGACCTGAGTAAGCTCACGGCCGATCAGCAGGCGCAGGCAGGGCTCACCTGCAACGGGGTTAAAGCAACACCCTTTGCCGGTCTGCCAGGTCTCTGCCAGGCAAACCAGCTGACCTCGAATCTCGTCAGTATCCCGGCTCCAAACACCGAAGATGATGACAAGAATCCGCCACGTATTGCCCATCGCAATCTCTTTGACCTCTCTGTCGGCGAAGACAATCTGTTCAAAGGGGACAAGCACCGCATAAGCCTTCGGATTACGGCGGTCAATCTGACGAACAAGGTAGCGCTTTATAACTTCCTCTCCACCTTCAGCGGCACGCACTATGTCACACCGCGGGCGATGACGGCGGAGATTGGCTACCACTTCTAG
- a CDS encoding cation transporter, which yields MTTIAVRRESAKKRIMILQWVTLCWMTVECSAALTAAWRARSVSLLAFGSDSFVEIVSAVAVLLQFAPRWRVSQIRAAKLCGLLLYALAGIVLLIALAGMYRHVEAETSRLGMAITGGALLLMPVLAHMKRNEADRTGNKALRADAVQSATCAYLAALTLAGLLLQALFGLHWLDQGAALIAVPILIVEGRRAREGRVCSCC from the coding sequence ATGACGACGATCGCTGTTCGGCGAGAGTCGGCAAAGAAGCGCATCATGATTCTTCAGTGGGTGACGCTTTGCTGGATGACGGTCGAGTGCTCTGCTGCTTTGACAGCTGCTTGGAGAGCCAGAAGTGTGTCCCTTCTAGCCTTCGGCTCAGACAGCTTTGTGGAGATTGTCTCGGCCGTAGCTGTTCTGCTGCAATTCGCGCCCCGATGGCGCGTTTCGCAGATCCGAGCAGCAAAGCTCTGTGGGCTATTGCTCTACGCCCTTGCAGGTATCGTGCTGCTCATTGCACTTGCCGGGATGTACCGCCATGTCGAAGCGGAGACAAGTCGTCTCGGCATGGCGATCACGGGAGGAGCGCTGCTGCTCATGCCTGTTCTCGCTCATATGAAGCGTAATGAGGCAGACCGAACGGGAAACAAAGCATTACGCGCGGATGCTGTGCAATCGGCAACGTGCGCATACCTTGCTGCGCTTACTCTTGCCGGTCTGCTCCTGCAGGCGCTCTTTGGCCTCCACTGGCTCGACCAGGGCGCGGCTCTGATAGCCGTGCCGATCTTGATCGTTGAAGGGAGAAGGGCACGGGAGGGACGGGTCTGTAGTTGTTGCTGA
- a CDS encoding TonB-dependent receptor, producing MHEFCRSILALCALLPICLPAIAQTLNAVALAGQIVDAGGAAIVGARIEVRQLDGAADIHLLSNQEGRYSIISLPVGRYEIHVDHAGFQDLKRQVQIQVNNAALILPLAVSSLTESVTVNGQSSLITETPTGQTQTSVSREDFRDTLAANIGEVLALTPGVTVAAGNGPRDVAISVRGSNERQTYGIRNTQVFEDGFPVTQPDGLARTDLTDPHAYSSIDVVQGPSSALYGNYATGGAINFHTRTGGEIQGLEVGADFGSFGYFNDYITYGVGGDRYQVSGFLSNVRAAQATANNSFNTITANLLASFAATPKDRFTIKFIDNDLDTNLSIRLSKIQYQLNPLQKGCEVYTTTAAATGCASVSLFNNGYNGTKVSLTAAQAGLGRHDRRTIFGARYEHDLTDNTTWRTQFVFDNRDANQPTSSTTYRGTLPSFNVVSDVLRRGNLWSRHGTTFAGGFFNYENIKSLSANLVPGGNAALGGQTQTVYGKHLNAGAHVRQEIALAERWMLVAGLGAEYTGLNALASNFTYPVAAAPIISSVSADRTFFNVAPEVSVQYRPNDHWRLHGRLGTGYGTPQATQLFTNAQGAFGNNTTLKTQRNTGVDVGADLSLGATLQASVTGFYEWFQNEMVTQSSGVNLQSYTFNAPASTHRGVEVGLDWHPLPVALSGARLRVSYMYDNQIYTNYSEAITSGTLTGTFSRSGNMIPGVVPNFLNARVVYDQPTGKLRGFGGFIEADWRDNYQLDNANLLTASGFTLLNISMHYDPPTGHGALSRLRFYFDIQNLANKTYVASAGNITNSLNATTGLQNGASVLATSTGSIYTGTPRASYGGVRVRF from the coding sequence ATGCACGAGTTTTGTAGATCTATCCTGGCGCTTTGCGCCCTTCTTCCCATCTGCCTTCCCGCGATTGCGCAGACTCTAAATGCAGTCGCACTCGCAGGTCAGATCGTAGACGCGGGTGGGGCTGCCATCGTCGGTGCCCGGATTGAGGTTCGCCAGCTTGACGGGGCCGCCGACATCCATTTGCTTTCGAATCAGGAGGGCCGCTATTCGATTATCAGCCTGCCTGTAGGTCGCTACGAGATTCACGTAGACCATGCAGGTTTCCAAGATTTGAAGCGGCAGGTTCAGATTCAAGTCAACAATGCCGCACTCATCCTTCCCCTGGCTGTCTCCTCTCTCACTGAGAGCGTCACAGTGAATGGTCAGTCTTCCTTGATCACCGAAACACCAACCGGCCAGACGCAAACATCGGTTAGTCGTGAGGACTTTCGCGATACGCTCGCCGCGAACATCGGTGAGGTCCTGGCATTGACCCCTGGCGTTACGGTTGCCGCTGGCAATGGGCCGCGTGATGTGGCGATCTCTGTCAGAGGCTCGAACGAACGGCAGACGTATGGCATCCGCAATACCCAAGTGTTCGAGGACGGCTTTCCTGTCACACAGCCAGACGGACTCGCAAGGACAGACCTTACAGACCCCCACGCCTACAGCAGCATCGACGTGGTGCAAGGGCCTTCATCGGCACTATACGGCAACTACGCAACGGGAGGCGCAATCAACTTCCACACTCGTACGGGCGGTGAGATTCAGGGGCTTGAAGTAGGAGCTGACTTCGGCAGCTTCGGGTACTTCAACGACTACATCACCTACGGGGTCGGCGGTGACCGATACCAGGTGTCAGGCTTCCTGAGCAACGTGCGGGCCGCTCAAGCTACGGCAAACAACAGCTTCAACACCATCACGGCAAACCTGCTCGCATCTTTCGCGGCGACTCCTAAGGATCGATTCACCATCAAGTTCATTGACAACGATCTAGACACAAACCTCTCCATCCGACTCTCTAAGATCCAATATCAGCTGAATCCTCTTCAGAAAGGGTGCGAGGTCTACACCACGACCGCCGCCGCGACCGGTTGCGCGAGTGTGAGCCTGTTCAACAATGGGTACAACGGCACCAAGGTCTCCTTGACGGCGGCCCAGGCAGGACTGGGACGACATGACCGGCGCACCATCTTTGGCGCTCGCTATGAACACGATCTAACCGACAACACCACGTGGCGCACTCAGTTTGTCTTTGACAATCGAGACGCCAATCAGCCGACTAGTTCCACGACCTATCGCGGCACCCTGCCCTCTTTCAATGTCGTTAGTGATGTCTTGAGGAGAGGCAATCTCTGGAGCCGCCATGGAACGACCTTCGCAGGGGGATTTTTCAACTACGAAAATATTAAATCCCTGAGTGCCAATCTCGTTCCCGGGGGCAACGCGGCTCTCGGTGGACAGACGCAAACAGTCTATGGAAAGCACTTGAATGCAGGGGCTCACGTTCGCCAGGAGATTGCTCTTGCGGAGCGCTGGATGCTGGTGGCCGGGCTGGGCGCAGAGTATACAGGCCTGAATGCGCTAGCCAGCAACTTCACCTATCCGGTCGCAGCAGCCCCAATTATCTCTTCAGTGTCGGCAGATCGAACCTTCTTCAATGTTGCTCCCGAGGTGTCGGTTCAGTACCGCCCGAACGACCATTGGAGGCTTCATGGCCGTCTGGGAACCGGTTATGGAACGCCGCAGGCGACGCAGCTTTTCACCAATGCTCAGGGTGCTTTCGGCAACAACACAACCCTGAAAACGCAGAGAAACACAGGCGTGGATGTGGGAGCCGATTTGTCCCTGGGAGCAACGCTGCAGGCTTCCGTTACAGGTTTCTATGAGTGGTTCCAGAACGAGATGGTCACGCAATCTTCAGGAGTGAACCTGCAGAGCTATACCTTTAACGCTCCCGCCTCAACTCACCGAGGAGTAGAAGTAGGTCTTGACTGGCACCCTCTGCCTGTCGCTCTTTCAGGGGCCAGATTGCGGGTTTCTTACATGTACGACAACCAGATCTATACAAACTACAGCGAGGCCATCACGAGCGGCACTCTAACGGGCACCTTTAGCCGCAGTGGCAACATGATCCCTGGTGTCGTTCCCAACTTCCTCAACGCACGAGTTGTTTACGATCAGCCTACCGGCAAGCTGCGTGGCTTCGGCGGCTTCATCGAAGCAGACTGGCGCGATAACTACCAGTTGGACAACGCTAACCTCCTCACAGCTTCCGGCTTCACCCTCCTCAACATCAGCATGCATTATGATCCGCCCACCGGCCACGGGGCGCTTTCACGGCTCCGTTTCTACTTCGATATCCAAAACCTTGCGAATAAGACGTACGTTGCATCGGCTGGGAACATCACAAATAGCCTCAACGCCACAACCGGGCTGCAGAACGGCGCAAGCGTGCTGGCGACTTCGACAGGCTCCATCTACACAGGTACTCCCCGCGCTTCTTACGGTGGCGTACGAGTGAGGTTCTAA
- a CDS encoding PepSY-associated TM helix domain-containing protein, with the protein MAAISPQSHPGGIPSWFNYRTVWRWHFYAGLFCVPFVIWLSITGSIYLFKPQIERWLDRPYDSLSLKGPKATAEAQVNAALAAVPGSNLHYYELPLTPRSATRIIVGRQADEFRVYVNPQTLQILNIVSEDSRPMKIVFRLHGELLMGDKGSLIVEVAASWAIVMILTGLYLWLPRQTENLAGVLFIRLGKGSRIFWRDLHGVTGVYVSAFALFLLLTGLPWAKSWGGYLKKARAMTGAATVRQDWTTGRSSEVTERMAMNRDSMEGMPMEHAGHMGHAVETSRGSVSYEPLDRIIATLMPLQLAYPVLISPPTFEGSPWTAKSDSQNRPLRTNLTLNAQTGALLKRENFDQRGIVDRVVGIGVAAHEGQLFGLVNQVIGLCTAMGLVLLSGSAIVLWWRRRHVGVLGAPLPIGRTRWSFPLLAAIVALGIYLPAMGASLIVVALLEKFVFSQIPSVSRWLGLVPG; encoded by the coding sequence ATGGCTGCGATCTCACCACAATCACATCCGGGCGGAATACCATCCTGGTTCAACTACCGGACAGTGTGGCGCTGGCATTTCTATGCCGGTTTGTTCTGCGTCCCCTTTGTCATCTGGCTCTCCATCACCGGCTCCATCTACTTGTTTAAGCCCCAGATCGAGCGGTGGCTTGACCGTCCTTACGACAGCCTGAGCCTGAAGGGACCGAAGGCGACCGCCGAGGCACAGGTCAATGCTGCGTTGGCAGCGGTTCCGGGATCTAATCTCCACTATTACGAATTGCCGCTTACTCCTCGATCTGCAACCCGGATCATCGTCGGTCGACAGGCCGACGAGTTCCGGGTGTATGTCAATCCCCAAACCCTCCAGATTCTGAACATCGTGAGCGAAGACAGCCGACCCATGAAAATCGTCTTTCGCTTGCACGGTGAACTGTTGATGGGAGACAAAGGCTCTTTGATCGTGGAAGTAGCGGCTTCATGGGCGATTGTCATGATCCTCACCGGGCTTTACCTCTGGTTGCCGCGACAAACCGAAAACCTGGCAGGCGTTCTCTTCATCCGTCTGGGCAAGGGATCTCGGATCTTCTGGCGCGATCTCCATGGGGTCACTGGCGTTTATGTATCCGCATTCGCCCTCTTTTTGCTGCTCACCGGACTGCCCTGGGCCAAAAGTTGGGGAGGTTACCTCAAGAAAGCCCGTGCCATGACCGGCGCTGCTACCGTTCGACAGGACTGGACGACGGGCCGCTCGTCGGAAGTAACGGAACGAATGGCGATGAACCGCGACAGCATGGAAGGGATGCCGATGGAGCATGCAGGACACATGGGCCACGCGGTAGAAACATCTCGGGGGTCGGTTTCCTACGAGCCCCTGGATAGGATCATTGCGACCCTGATGCCGCTGCAGCTCGCTTATCCTGTGCTGATTTCACCGCCGACGTTTGAGGGGAGCCCATGGACTGCAAAGTCCGATTCACAGAACAGGCCGTTGCGAACCAATCTCACGCTGAATGCTCAGACCGGGGCGTTGCTGAAGCGCGAGAACTTTGATCAACGTGGCATCGTGGATCGGGTCGTTGGCATAGGCGTCGCAGCGCATGAAGGACAGTTATTCGGTCTGGTGAATCAAGTCATTGGGCTGTGTACTGCGATGGGGCTTGTTCTCTTGAGCGGAAGTGCCATCGTCTTATGGTGGCGACGTAGACATGTCGGCGTGCTCGGAGCTCCCCTGCCCATCGGTCGAACACGCTGGTCATTTCCCTTGCTTGCTGCCATTGTGGCTCTCGGGATTTATCTGCCTGCTATGGGAGCATCCCTCATCGTTGTGGCGTTGCTTGAAAAATTTGTTTTCTCACAGATTCCGTCGGTCAGTCGTTGGCTGGGTCTCGTGCCTGGATAG